In Helianthus annuus cultivar XRQ/B chromosome 9, HanXRQr2.0-SUNRISE, whole genome shotgun sequence, the following are encoded in one genomic region:
- the LOC110876074 gene encoding uncharacterized protein LOC110876074 — protein sequence MPPRRSVNNRRNENKDIPIETLVANAVNTAIAGLVPNLLQQLHQNNNNGPQGGNNNNGPQGGNNNNDPQGGNANPPIAIHDWLDRFQKLKPKSFSTAATPVEAENWIAHMEKNFKVLGVNDEFKVRLASYKLEDDAHSWWKTLKNARGGDNYAATLAWDEFRALFYQKYFTDADRSEYLREYASIMQGNDEPIMEFKNRFCRLVNFLGPAAGTPEQKFILNLRFKDITEIVDAVKNLDNDKKHHQKAFDENRKRPRQNIQGQSSAHAGNDQSLAPRDGRHRIDRNYNNQSRNGGNRNQNHRPAQNNQAPIRAQPMSQQNPQQNPPLNRDPPCATCGKPHKGPCHRAEGLCFRCGGTVSGYVHIGERELYALFDTGATHSVVSLLFANI from the exons ATGCCTCCTAGAAGAAGTGTGAACAACCGTCGTAACGAGAATAAAGACATCCCTATTGAGACCCTCGTTGCTAACGCTGTCAATACGGCTATCGCGGGTTTGGTTCCTAACTTGTTGCAACAACTTCATCAAAATAACAACAACGGACCACAAGGGGGTAATAACAACAACGGACCCCAAGGGGGTAATAACAACAACGACCCTCAAGGTGGAAATGCTAACCCTCCTATTGCCATTCATGATTGGCTTGATCGCTTCCAAAAGTTAAAGCCAAAATCGTTTAGTACCGCTGCTACTCCCGTCGAGGCGGAAAACTGGATTGCTCATATGGAGAAAAATTTTAAAGTGTTGGGTGTGAATGACGAATTCAAAGTTAGGCTTGCTAGTtacaagttggaggatgatgcTCATAGTTGGTGGAAGACTTTGAAGAATGCTCGTGGAGGAGATAATTATGCAGCCACGCTTGCTTGGGATGAGTTTCGTGCACTGTTCTATCAGAAGTATTTCACTGACGCTGATCGTAGTGAGTATCTAAGGGAGTATGCCTCTATCATGCAGGGCAACGATGAGCCCATCATGGAATTCAAGAACCGTTTCTGTCGTTTGGTTAATTTTCTGGGCCCGGCTGCAGGAACACCAGAGCA GAAGTTCATCCTAAATCTTCGTTTTAAAGACATTACTGAGATAGTTGATGCAGTTAAGAACTTGGATAATGATAAGAAACATCACCAGAAGGCGTTTGATGAAAATCGCAAACGACCACGACAAAATATTCAGGGCCAGTCTTCTGCTCATGCTGGAAACGACCAGTCTTTAGCACCACGAGACGGTAGACATCGTATTGACAGGAATTACAACAATCAGTCAAGAAATGGGGGAAATCGAAATCAGAATCATAGGCCTGCACAGAATAATCAGGCCCCCATTAGAGCCCAGCCTATGAGTCAGCAGAATCCTCAACAGAACCCACCTCTGAATCGTGACCCTCCCTGTGCCACCTGCGGGAAACCACACAAGGGTCCATGTCATCGAGCCGAAGGCCTCTGTTTCAGATGTGGAG GTACTGTTTCCGGTTATGTGCATATTGGTGAACGTGAATTGTATGCTCTTTTTGATACTGGTGCTACACATTCTGTGGTTTCTCTTTTATTTGCTAATATTTGA
- the LOC110878137 gene encoding transcription elongation factor TFIIS, with protein sequence MPMETELIELFEAAKKAADAAVGGGDGGVDLSPEEDRCLDALKTLKKFPVNYQILVSTQVGKRLRQLTKHPRKKIQSVASELVEIWKSIILQETLKNKKNGNLDIKESPKGPKPDHKSEMLEKKAQRTNSVKVEKTEATKVEKHGSEKKVVNVVKTEKKPTTNDVSVSPMKLSSLVYCKDPVRDKIRELLADALCKVAGEVDDDESRDKVTASDPYRIAVSVESAMFEKWGKSNGTQKFKYRSIMFNVKDPKNPDFRRKILFGELKPERIVELTPEEMASTERQMQNVKIKEKALFECERGGPPKATTDQFKCGRCGKRKCTYYQLQTRSADEPMTTFVTCVNCDNHWKFC encoded by the exons ATGCCAATGGAGACGGAGTTAATCGAGCTATTTGAAGCGGCGAAGAAGGCGGCAGACGCCGCCGTGGGTGGTGGCGATGGTGGGGTGGATTTGTCGCCGGAGGAAGATCGGTGTCTTGATGCGTTGAAGACGTTGAAGAAGTTTCCGGTGAATTACCAGATTCTTGTTTCTACACAG GTGGGAAAACGTCTTCGCCAACTAACAAAACATCCAAGAAAAAAGATCCAATCAGTTGCTTCCGAACTGGTCGAGATTTGGAAAAGTATAATCCTTCAAGAAACCTTAAAGAACAAGAAAAATGGAAACTTGGACATCAAGGAATCTCCAAAAGGACCAAAACCCGATCACAAATCAGAGATGCTGGAAAAGAAAGCTCAGAGGACGAATTCCGTCAAGGTTGAAAAGACAGAAGCCACAAAAGTAGAGAAACATGGTTCTGAAAAGAAGGTGGTTAATGTTGTCAAAACCGAAAAGAAACCTACGACAAATGATGTTTCTGTTTCTCCGATGAAGCTGAGTTCTCTCGTTTACTGTAAGGATCCCGTTCGCGACAAAATTCGAGAACTTCTCGCAGACGCGTTATGCAAAGTTGCAGGGGAGGTTGACGATGATGAATCAAGGGATAAAGTGACCGCTAGTGACCCTTACAGGATTGCGGTATCTGTTGAGTCAGCAATGTTTGAAAAATGGGGAAAGTCTAACGGAACCCAGAAGTTTAAATACCGATCGATAATGTTTAATGTCAAGGATCCGAAGAATCCGGATTTCAGAAGAAAAATACTTTTTGGAGAACTGAAGCCCGAGAGGATTGTGGAGTTAACGCCTGAAGAAATGGCGAGCACCGAGCGGCAAATGCAGAATGTGAAAATAAAAGAGAAGGCGTTGTTTGAGTGTGAGCGTGGGGGGCCACCGAAGGCCACCACTGATCAGTTCAAATGTGGGCGGTGTGGGAAGCGGAAGTGCACTTATTACCAGTTGCAGACTCGGAGCGCTGATGAACCGATGACGACGTTTGTAACGTGTGTGAACTGTGATAATCACTGGAAGTTCTGTTAA
- the LOC110878138 gene encoding probable inactive receptor kinase At5g58300 → MKKPMKLQLLSLTTFILLLYNFHVITADLDLNSDAQSLLKFSSSVLHLRKLNWNSSNPVCTSWVGIKCNDDGTRVIAIHLPGVGLFGQIPLNTIGQLDKLKVLSLRSNLLSGTLPLDILSIPTLQSVYLQHNNLSGELPTLPPQVTVLDLSFNSFTGNILEKTKNLTRLTSLNLEFNSFSGNITELNLTRLRVFNVSHNILNGSIPVSLQKFPVSSFEGNSLCGPPMSQCSSLNSDIPPVPVNSKKHKRLSTGAIVGIAVGGFFILLLLAWFLFSCCLKTKKEDSVGELKVQAVTPGKNEKSDDFGSGVQAAEKNKLVFFEGSVYNFDLEDLLRASAEVLGKGSYGTAYKAILDEETTVVVKRIREVGVPKKDFEQHMEFVGRLGRHPNIVPLCAYYYSKDEKLLVYEYMHTGSLSSLLHGNRGIGRTPLDWDSRVKITLEAAKGIAHIHSEGGAKFSHGNIKSSNILLTRDLDGCISDLGLAPLMTVLPTKSRCIGYFAPEVLESRKFTHKSDVYSFGVLILEILTGKAPIPSSGQEEVVDLPRWVRSVVREEWTAEVFDMELMKQEHVEEEMVQMLQIGLACVTKVPDMRPSMDEVVKMIADLRPLDSSDYRPSSDDNRSNVVTP, encoded by the exons ATGAAAAAGCCGATGAAGCTTCAGTTATTATCATTAACCACTTTCATCCTCCTACTATACAATTTTCATGTCATAACTGCTGATCTGGATTTAAATTCTGATGCTCAATCACTTCTTAAATTCTCTTCGTCGGTACTTCACCTTAGAAAACTCAACTGGAATTCGTCGAACCCGGTTTGCACTTCATGGGTGGGTATCAAATGCAACGATGACGGTACACGAGTAATTGCCATTCATCTCCCGGGAGTTGGACTTTTCGGTCAAATCCCGCTTAACACAATAGGACAGCTAGATAAGCTCAAAGTTCTTAGCCTAAGATCCAATTTGCTAAGTGGGACCCTTCCGTTAGATATACTATCTATTCCTACTCTTCAATCTGTTTACCTTCAACACAATAATTTATCCGGTGAACTTCCTACTTTACCCCCTCAGGTTACGGTATTAGACCTCTCTTTCAACTCGTTTACTGGTAACATTCTTGAAAAAACAAAGAACTTGACCCGACTCACTTCGTTAAACCTCGAATTCAATTCGTTTTCCGGAAACATCACCGAGCTTAACCTCACTAGGCTTCGGGTTTTCAACGTTAGTCATAACATACTAAACGGGTCAATCCCAGTTTCCCTCCAAAAGTTCCCGGTCTCTTCATTCGAAGGGAATTCGTTATGCGGGCCCCCTATGAGTCAATGTTCATCTTTGAATTCTGATATCCCACCCGTGCCGGTGAACTCAAAGAAACACAAGAGACTGAGCACCGGTGCTATTGTCGGCATTGCTGTTGGAGGCTTCTTCATCCTACTTTTACTTGCATGGTTCTTGTTCTCTTGTTGCTTGAAAACAAAAAAAGAAGATTCTGTTGGTGAGTTGAAAGTCCAGGCTGTCACTCCCGGGAAAAACGAGAAATCGGACGATTTCGGAAGCGGGGTGCAAGCAGCCGAGAAAAACAAGTTGGTTTTCTTTGAAGGAAGTGTGTATAATTTTGATCTTGAAGATTTACTGAGGGCTTCGGCTGAAGTTCTTGGAAAAGGGAGTTACGGGACCGCGTATAAGGCTATATTAGACGAAGAAACGACTGTCGTGGTGAAACGTATACGCGAAGTTGGTGTTCCTAAGAAAGATTTTGAGCAGCATATGGAATTTGTCGGGCGGCTTGGAAGGCATCCTAACATTGTGCCGTTATGTGCTTATTATTATTCGAAAGATGAAAAGCTTCTTGTTTATGAGTATATGCACACCGGTAGCCTCTCGTCACTCTTGCATG GTAACAGAGGAATAGGAAGAACTCCATTAGATTGGGATTCACGAGTGAAGATAACACTCGAAGCCGCAAAAGGAATTGCTCATATTCACTCAGAAGGCGGCGCTAAGTTCTCGCACGGTAACATCAAGTCATCGAATATTCTACTCACCCGAGACCTCGACGGCTGCATATCGGATCTGGGCCTAGCCCCATTGATGACTGTCCTTCCTACAAAGTCTCGGTGCATCGGGTACTTCGCACCCGAAGTGCTCGAATCCCGAAAATTCACTCACAAATCAGACGTTTATAGCTTCGGGGTCCTGATTTTGGAGATCTTGACGGGGAAAGCACCGATACCGTCGTCGGGTCAAGAAGAGGTGGTTGACCTGCCGCGGTGGGTCCGGTCGGTGGTCCGTGAAGAATGGACCGCGGAGGTGTTTGATATGGAGTTAATGAAGCAAGAACATGTTGAAGAAGAGATGGTTCAGATGCTTCAGATTGGGCTTGCTTGTGTGACCAAGGTTCCTGATATGAGGCCGTCGATGGATGAAGTTGTTAAGATGATTGCGGATTTACGGCCGTTGGATTCTTCTGATTATCGACCGTCGTCTGATGATAACAGGTCTAATGTGGTGACTCCATGA